The following coding sequences are from one Lycium ferocissimum isolate CSIRO_LF1 chromosome 3, AGI_CSIRO_Lferr_CH_V1, whole genome shotgun sequence window:
- the LOC132050794 gene encoding uncharacterized protein LOC132050794 — MAQVPLICGIYREWHMPNRVLRQFGRKQHIPGPCAEIDPSHYKRDKRYAITVEDQQNFAQTEFLWENRRQRVILAEYETQDPESLSEYFCWYRRHSRTFIGNPTHNVHRGYQHMAGRHEALALGHQESYRLAQETIQDPTKSNEVKEIAEMFSRINTGSMAAASLGMMLSFAPNYTPPAEYVEPPTVQEPRHQRPNVPRPAARGRGRQSGNRRGRGPVDHQLVDEEEVRFDQDMPSSTMPAADDAYYPIIDFGMSSSSTSAPEVQSPAVIRSEGPFQAFASSEPISLAVMAQQFGVQTGSSYGMTEGPLPAFTGQSSSIGRRLSFTDHAGVIQEEVHQRRSKRERRQTQCGTGGKKGHCKN; from the exons ATGGCGCAGGTTCCCCTTATTTGTGGGATCTATCGAGAGTGGCACATGCCAAACCGCGTTCTCAGACAGTTCGGTAGGAAGCAACATATTCCGGGACCATGTGCTGAGATTGATCCTTCTCATTACAAACGTGACAAACGGTATGCTATAACAGTGGAGGATCAACAAAATTTTGCACAAACGGAGTTTTTGTGGGAAAATCGTCGACAAAGGGTAATTCTGGCCGAGTATGAAACTCAAGACCCAGAGTCATTATCAGAGTATTTTTGTTGGTATCGACGTCACTCGCGCACTTTTATAGGAAATCCTACGCATAATGTGCATAGAGGATACCAACACATGGCAGGCAGGCATGAGGCACTG gctttaGGACATCAAGAATCGTACAGGTTAGCTCAGGAGACTATTCAAGATCCAACTAAGTCTAATGAAGTGAAGGAAATAGCAGAGATGTTTAGCCGCATTAATACAGGGTCCATGGCTGCTGCCTCTCTGGGGATGATGTTGAGTTTCGCTCCCAATTATACACCACCAGCAGAGTATGTTGAGCCGCCTACTGTGCAAGAGCCTCGTCATCAACGTCCTAATGTACCAAGACCTGCGGCGCGTGGTAGAGGACGCCAATCAGGTAACAGACGGGGTCGAGGTCCCGTGGATCACCAGTTGGTTGATGAGGAagaggttcgttttgatcaagATATGCCCAGCTCAACGATGCCTGCAGCTGATGACGCATATTACCCAATAATAGATTTTGGTATGTCCAGCTCATCGACGTCTGCTCCCGAGGTCCAATCACCAGCGGTAATCAGAAGTGAGGGGCCTTTTCAAGCATTCGCATCGTCTGAGCCTATTAGCCTCGCAGTTATGGCCCAACAGTTTGGTGTTCAGACAGGCAGCTCTTATGGGATGACTGAGGGGCCTTTACCTGCATTCACTGGACAGAGCTCTTCAATTGGGAGGAGACTGAGTTTTACCGAC CATGCGGGTGTGATACAAGAGGAGGTTCACCAACGCAGATCAAAACGAGAGCGGCGGCAAACTCAGTGTGGCACGGGGGGGAAAAAGGGACACTGTAAaaattaa